AGTCTTTATGACTTCAGTGgccttaataaaaaaaaaaacttcaactCTCCTGTGAATGTGCAAAAGAAgagaataaaatatatgcattaaAGAAACTGCAAGAGAAATTTTAACCTGTCCGACCTATCTTTTGTCCCTGTTGTGTTTAAAAAGACTGTtgtacaaatgaaaaaaaaatacaatacagAGTGGAAAAATACTTTATGATGCCTAAATAAGCTCAATTAAGCACAAAAATAGACTTTTTAAAAGCCTTATAAATCCTTCTTTCTACCCACAGCAGTTAAAATTGTGCACAGTGAAAAAAAGATTTATTGATAGTAAATATACCATGTAACTTTATAGTTCCGAAATAAAATCACAAGATTATGTGAAGTACCCTGAAAATAGTATTACCTGTGGATGAAGCTGGAGGCATGGAAAAGTTTTCAGGGCCCAAGCAACTTGCTCCTCATTTTCAGAAAGTGTAATTGTACATGTACTATATACTAGAACACCTCCTGGCTTCAGCAACTTCACTGCCTGCAGGgagaaataaacaatatttcagcttatttttaaatttcaaactTTCATATTAAGCAACATTAACTAATAACCCATGTCCCTAGAATATTAAACTGAACACTTAATTAAACTCAAACTGTTATGATACTAATTCCTCTCAGGGAATACAGCAGAGGATAACATGGAATAGAAAGATTCTTCTTTCCAAACAGGCATTATAGCTCATGCAGTTTATTAATGTCATTGAGATGATTCACCTTGTAAGATTTGTTATTTGTGCAGCTCTGCATACCCCAGACAGATTAGATTTGTTTTCACCACCTGCTGCCAACCATGGATACACAATACTTATGTCAGTTATATCAGATGTCAACTGTTTCCATGTATTTGGCATGGAAGCTGTATCTATGCTGCTTTTCAAGTGCTGTCATTCACTTTGAATATGTATCATTCAGATTTTGACAAGTTTCATCTTATCCTTCAGCATCAGCCCAAGCACACTCCTTAGCATGTTCCTAAGTCACCTGCTCTGTGACTTAgacttttgtaatttttatcaTGTAAAACTGATGAAACTGAGGGAAGtaaaaaaacacaaagctttttatttattatggaTTACACAGACCTTTACCATGCTCCAATGAATTGGCTTCACCTAGCAACAGATGTGGTGGAGCTGAGAGGTTAACAGGACCCTAATACTTCCTGGCTGCTGAAAAAGTAGGGAAAATGAGGCACCGTTTCTTGGGTAAGTTTTATGCTGTAAAAGCATTTGTGTTCAATTTAGCTTATCGACTCAATGTTTAACACATACCACAGTGAAAAGCTTGCGCTGTAGTGGCTGATATGAAGTCACTTCCTTTAAAGTTGAGGAATAAGCCATGTTTGGTCTCTGTCCCATCCCACTACATGGAGCGTCAAGAAGAATTCGATCAAATGACTCTGGTACAAATGGAGGTCCCTCTGTAAAAAGCATTAAGTAATGTAAAATgtggctgtttccttccttgagACTTCACTGTAGGTAAGGAGAAGCTGTTACTGCTTCCTTGACATAAAACAGTTATGTGCTATAGACAGTATCTGCAAAACTAGTCTCAGTTAAAGACAAGCCTCAGCACTGCTGGTGGTAGTTTTCTTCTCCCAGAAAACTGAACAGTTTAAGTTCTGTGAGCTCAAAAATGATCCCACtaggcagtatttttttttaacttaattcAGTAATTTGAAAGTAATATGTAAAAGTAATCAAAAAAGTAGAAATATGATTGGTCAGAGGTGCTGGGTACAGAGTTGTACATGTAGGCTGTAAAGAACCACAGTCAGCTCAAAAGTGTGCAAACCTTTACTGAGACAAACCTGTAATTAATCACTGAGACTGCCTTATAATAATTGGACTGTCTATATAATAACTGTTTCTTGTGATGTATGCATAGCTATATAAAATAAAGCACTTCATACTAACATGAACTACTGCAGCTTCTCATGGCAGAACAATTCCGTAAAAAAGGCTTGTGAAGAGAACAATTTCTGACTGTTGCCTGGATGACAATATGTATCTTCCATATGCAGAGCCTATCCTTTAATGTGTACCCCAATGGATCAAGAGCCCAGAAATTTCTATCTCCTCAGTGCTAGGGAGATTGGCTCAGCATCACCATGTACTACTACTGCCGAACTTGTATTATCACACTACTGCTACCTAGCTTTTTCCTGACTACAAAATGAGTCTATCTGGTTTATCTACCTCTGATCCATTACTAAAATGTTCAAAATATGTAATGTGTTACTTGCAGTGTACTTGTAATGTGTACAGAAAAGCCTTCATTATCTCTCTGTATTACAGCTTGCTCTTGTTAATCTCTGTAATTGCTACTTGCCACCTACAATATTTGATGTTCATAAAAACACTCTTAAGAAAGTACCTTTGTTCCTCCAAAGCAGGAATAACTGCAATGCATAGGGACAAAGAAGGTGAATTATGTAATCTGATTCCTACTTAGGCTAACCAGTGACTGAGATAAAATAGACTGAGAAAGAACAGCATACTTTGCacaacaaactaaaaataatcAAGGCAGCAGATACCATTTAAATAATTCCATCATGGGAACAGAACCAATATCATAACTGCATCACTtcaaaaaagcaaatgaaattaCTTAAAATAATACACTGTGCTTGTATATAACTTTCCCTTGAACAGCTGAACAAACATCAATGAACTAAACCTTGCAGTACTCCTGGGAGTTAGGTATTAATAACCCCATTTTACTGATGAGGATTATGAGGCAGAAAAGTAAAGCAAgtctgcaaaaataatttttttctcagactAGTTCATAAACTTCCCAGTATGGGGTTAAATGTGATCATGTAAGAAGCTTTAAGGCTTCTTCAGTCTTTGATATTATCTGGGAAAGGAATGCGTTTCCTTTGAGAATATTAGATTGTGACAAAGATAATTTGACTTTCTATTTGCTTCATAGAGAAGCTGATAATCACAAAAGAGTagaaaataaaagtgcattcACAGTGCTGAAGCAACTTAAGTATCTGCCAAGATTTCAAGGACTTGCAAACCTGTGACAGGTTTAATACTGTTTTTGCAAAACACTACTATTTTCTTCTAAAAGCTACTACTACCCAAATTGTTTATTTTACCTTGTTTATCCTCTCTCTTCTCTACTGAAAGGGCCTTTGTTCCATCATAGCAAAAGGCCTTAATGCAATTCAACTGCAGCAATTCAGCATTCTGCTTGATTTTCTTGACCTTGTTAGCTGTCTTGTCCATGGCTATGACTTCAccctgaaaaaaatcccaaagtttTCATCCAAAGCATAGGGATTAAATGGACTGAGAGGCAAGAATGGATTTGTGTTGTCTCAGGGGTGTCCAGTCTTCAGCTGTGAGCCAAATCACCTCCTACTTGTCCCCTAACACCTACTGCACATGTACTCTAGGACCTGACTCTGCTTCAAAGTTTCATCTGTTGCAAGAACAGTAGATTTGCTGCACATCTCTGCATACTGCAGAGATACAGAAAtaatagaattatagaatggtttgggttgaaagggatgGCCTTCTGCCATTGTTCCATACTGATGGAAGAAAACACTTCCACAGACAAACCATCACAGAACTGAATACCTGCCTTTTCTCATTACATGCCGTGCCTTCACATTTATGTACAGGCAACTGTCACAGTACTGCATAATGTAACTGCAAGACTTCTAAACCATCTGACATATTCTAATAACCCTATttcaacaaaaataataaagccTTAGAAAAATTTATAGGAGAAATTACATGCTTTTCCCTCTGCTAGAGAAGAGTAAcctgcatttctgtatttcactGTGCACATAACATTTCAATATATGCAAAGTTGTAATCCTATATCTACATTCTTATTTTATTAcattctctcttcctttttctttctctacatatttttttgtttcttctcatttttattgctttctcATTAGATAATTTTGTATTTGTGACATTCTACCATAGAATGACAAATTCAAACAAGAAATTCAGCCTAAAATCATATCTCTACGCAGAATTGATAATTTTTGCTGAGAAAAATCCTAATTGGATTAGAAATTTTTCAGTAAGTTTTTGTAGAGAGTTGCGTGTTTCTTTAGCACACCATAGTAACCCCTGATTTTTATGCCTCTCATTTTCAAGAATCCAGCATATTTTTGCATAACTATGGCCTTGCATATAAAAAATTctatgattaaaaataaatcaataatattttaaaaagtgaaattagATATATTATAACTGTCAGTTTGTAGCAAATAAGATTTTAAAGCTGATGGTGAATACTTGATAAAGATTGTCTGTTGGCCATTTCAGTAACGGATGTGTAGCAAAATACATTGGTAagtaaaatatcaaaatattgtTTGCTACTGTAAATTATCTGTGCATTCTAATAGTTAAGTAATGAGAGTTGTACAAATGAACAGCAGTCAGACTTTCCCCCTTAGAAAATGCCAAATTACTTCTCTTACCTGATCATGCATTAGTGTTGCAAGATGGGTTGTTTTTCCTCCAGGTGCAGCACACATATCCAAAATTTTCTCTCCTGGTTGAGGGTTTAAAACATGGCTCACAACCACAGAAGGTAAATTCTATAATTAaaacatataattaaatatgGGAGAATTCAAACTTTATACCCTGCATTCCTTTATTAAGGAATGGCaaccacatttaaaaatataattcatTCAGCAGGGAAGATACCTATGATATTGCTCTCAGTTCTTTGACAGAAACTGAactatttatattatatataatggAAAGTTTACATCAGAAATCCCCAGTGGCTCATTATTTAAAGCTATGTCTGAGTATCTATGACTGAAGTTTAAGAGCTCATGACTGAGGAGACTACAGTGATAAAAGTCCAACTAAAATATGCTGATactggcacagagcagagcagctctgtttattacaaatattttgatttaacCTGTTTATTGGAATATTTACTCTATAAACATATTGATGTAGCTAAAGAACAGTAAGATCAAAATGCAGAAGTCAGCATTATTGCTGAATTAATGTAGCAATAAGCTGAACTGTGCTATTAATTGTATAAACAGAACAGCTGCACTGAAGGGAATTAATGTTCAATAATTGTGCACAGTACTGCACCTTAGACAATATGGAAATACTTTCTTCTCAGTTCAACACAAAGGTATAAAAACCTTTTAAAGTTGTCTTTAATACTTAAATACAGTTTCAAATCAACCTAATATTTGGAGATTTTCCTGATTATCTACAGAATTTTGTACCTTGAAAGGGGCTTATATTGCAAGATTCATAGGCAGATTCCAAAATCTAACAGTTCTATGCAGAGTATCTGTGCAAGAGGAATTTCTATGTTTTTAAGTGAATATCTCTTATGTTGCTTTGAAATCCCTTATAATAACTCAGACATAGTATGATTAAACCACCTACATGTAGATACTGACttcattttaaatgctttgtgTTCCTCAAATCCAAAGACTGAATTAGGTGCTACAGTGCACAAGGAATGTAGAAACCATGAATGTGTGTTAAGAGAATATTCATTATTCTGTAAATAGTACAGACTTTTAGTTTTGGAACAAATATACCTGTAAAAACAAATTACTAGGGAGCACATTGTCAAATGAAGGACTAAGGTAGACTGGTTCTATCATTCTTATGCCCAGACCcctgaaaaacatgaaaaaaaaatcaaatactcGGTTTTATACATTTTAACAGTAGTCAATTATAATCATCATGTTTACAAATAGCATTTTGAGATAACAATCTTACAAGAATGAAAGAACAACCAAGAAAAATACTTCTATGACTTTGTAATATGATATTCTCTAAAATGACATCATTAAGTTGAGTAAATCATGGCAAAAAATGGTTACATGATAAATTGGAACTATCTGTAAAATTGCATAAAGCAAATTTCTGGTTCTGTACACAGGATAAACCAAGATGAAATCCAAGCCTTGATACTGTAAAGAAATGCATAAAACCAGACCTAAATAACTTAACTTCAAGCCATAACTGCTTTTGGCTAGCTATGTGTACATACTAGGGCACTGGCATGTGATTTCCTAGTtagatttttctccttttcctacATTCCTGAGATTTCAGTCAAATTACTACAGAAATCCTGCATGAAAAGCCTTGCAGAAACATTGATTTGCCTGCAAAGCTATGCTTTGAAATTAGAAGTCACCTAAAAGTTTTAAATATGGATGAAATTCTGATGCAGATATAACTGTTAAACCAATACCAGGAAATGGATAACAATAAAGGGAAAGCCATGAAAAAGCAACACTGCGTCTACAAACAAAAGATTACGAAAGAGAAAAAGTATTATTTTGCCTATGTACTGGACAGTCCAACGAGAAGGAAGGATACGAGAAAGCAGACTTGCAGACAGCAGATTTAGTGTTACATACTGCTGTCACCAACGCAACAGCTACATCCTACCACTACTTCATTTAAGCTCTCATAAATCAGAATTTCTCTGGTAATGTACTTTATTTTCTCTAGAACTTTTGTAGTTTGTTCTCCAGGAAGTAAAGTGGTCATTAATTCGACATCCATAGTCTTTTACATTACTTTTTAAATGTGATTTAGGTGACACAAGAGGAATAAACCACATGCTTCATCAACAAAATAGAAAAGCAAGTAATCTTGAAATAGGTAACTACTTTGGCaaatgttaataatttttttaagatacCTGACCTTATGTTCTGTCCTTTgtcctaccaaaaaaaaaaacctctacagatatttttaaaatatggagaAATTGACAAGGCTGCACTTCTGTTCCATCCAAAGGGGGAAACAGTACTACACAAATTCACCAAAATGCAATTTTGCCAGAGTGAGAACATTTGTCAGTACTGTTTGATATTATTGAACTGAATAAACATAAATTATTAAAAGACTCCCAATTATTTCCTCCTACCTCTCAAGTAAATTGGTATCTGGATCCCACTATGAAACTAATAGCTTCCCAAAAAATATTGGAAATCTCAACATGCaaagccattttgtgccttCACATAAGGTACAAAATAATTCAAAGTGTTTtcccatcttcttccttccctttgcAACTTTTTACATGTAGATTGCAATTACTATGGACTTACTTCAGTGGGCCACTTGAACTGAAGATTTCACTGCGGCTGAGTTCTGAAATCCCATTTCCAAGGAAAACTTTGACTCCATCGAATTCTTTGGCTCCTCTTTTGCATTTTCCTTCAATATCTGAATACACTGAAACCAGATCTCCACCTTTCACAACTGcacaaagaaaaatggaaagctTTAAATCATTATGACACTTAATAAAACAGTAGTGACCAAGTAAGGATTTTCAGTAGACTACTTATTTCAACTCTTCTATCATACCAAACGTCACACTTTCTAAATGTAATCAAGGAAGATCAACTGATATAAAGCTTTAAAGTTTTACACAGTGAATGACAGCTACCAAATGACTGGAGGTACTGAGAGACATCAAGCTGCAAGTCAAGCACTGTGTCTTTTTTTCTAACAGGTTACACAAACTtgctctttatttattttatcatgACAAGGTCACCCATAAGTTTTAAGCACACTCTTCAGGATCCAGTCCTCCATGTGTGCTCCAAGCACACAAGTACATGAAACAACACTGCTCACCCTTACTGAACAAAGACAAGAGTGCTAAATTTATCTAATGACCTCTCAATAGCTACCTAGAACATAGCTACAGCTGCTTTTTCTCTAACTACTTATTGCTTTGACACAAGTGATTATATATTCTTGTTCTCATCTGGCTTTCTTCCCTTTAAGGGAACTGCTGTTCTCAATAATCGTCTTAGGGAGTTTTGTATCTCCAATTAAAACCCACCATATCAGTAAAGTATGTAAATATACACCAAACTCTAGAAGTGTAATCCTACAGACTTTACAAACTTTCtgagttagaaaaaaaaaaaatagaaaatggatTGTTTAGGTGATTTTACATAATAGTGAATAAGTGCTATGTGTTGGCTGTCTGAAAAATGTGCTTAAAAATAAAGGCCTCTTCTGatagcaataaaaaaaattccaaaattgcACTTCTGAGGTGATTTGACAGGCTAGAGGAACAAGAAGATATAACAAGACTAATGGCAGTTCAGCTTCCCAAGAATAACTGGAATTGTACGAGAGAatcctttttcccattttcaggTGGCCTTCTGATTATGCTCAAATGCCCTGAAATTCTTAAATTGTAGTATTTGTTGGGTAGccattgaaaaaatatttttatactaCTTATTTTTACACAATGTGAGAGAAAACATTATGTGATTGTTCAGTATTAATGTCAGCTTAAACTTCACTGAACAAAAACCTGCAGCAATTTAACTCTTCCATCAAGCATATCTGTCGATGTTTTTTGTAGCATTCaaacataaattattttatttcactctCTGCTG
This sequence is a window from Anomalospiza imberbis isolate Cuckoo-Finch-1a 21T00152 chromosome 1, ASM3175350v1, whole genome shotgun sequence. Protein-coding genes within it:
- the NSUN6 gene encoding tRNA (cytosine(72)-C(5))-methyltransferase NSUN6, with protein sequence MSFFPKIVFQYEVEEYLTKVFRNNELITTLGTQEAEKKYQSLLSHLSHPPAFTTVRVNTHLASVKHVKKLLFEEIQKQFKGLCVPVLEHPKLQDILLIPVIGPRRDLKKHASEVIVGAQCGYAVLRGAHVYVPGIVSTSRFVKGGDLVSVYSDIEGKCKRGAKEFDGVKVFLGNGISELSRSEIFSSSGPLKGLGIRMIEPVYLSPSFDNVLPSNLFLQNLPSVVVSHVLNPQPGEKILDMCAAPGGKTTHLATLMHDQGEVIAMDKTANKVKKIKQNAELLQLNCIKAFCYDGTKALSVEKREDKQEGPPFVPESFDRILLDAPCSGMGQRPNMAYSSTLKEVTSYQPLQRKLFTVAVKLLKPGGVLVYSTCTITLSENEEQVAWALKTFPCLQLHPQEPHIGGEGMKGAGLSLDQLKLLQRFDPSAVTLRGMDINSLQDSREDDLISLANKDCIGFFIAKFIKLNSK